A part of Kryptolebias marmoratus isolate JLee-2015 linkage group LG8, ASM164957v2, whole genome shotgun sequence genomic DNA contains:
- the LOC108232085 gene encoding dual specificity protein phosphatase 7 — MRAARDMSDARPSKSAEWLRLELESRGASGPLVLDCRSHELYESSHVETAINMAVTGLMLRRFRKGNIPVQTIIPKHEDKEKFMRRCKTDTVVLYDESSADWQDGGPCPPTTILFLLLKKLRDDGCEAYYLEGGFEKFHTKYPEHCETLLDGSCPSSSPPMPVLGFGNLRISSDCSDGESDREPSSATESEESPVPGNQPDFPVQILPYLYLGCAKDSANLDVLGQHNITYILNVTPNLPNMFEHDGHFRYKQIPISDHWSQNLSQFFPEAISFIDEARSKRCGILVHCLAGISRSVTVTVAYLMQKLNLSLNDAYDFVKRKKSNISPNFNFMGQLLDFERTLGRHTPCDNRPAGEQQLFFTTPTNHNVFQLEST; from the exons ATGAGAGCTGCGCGCGACATGTCTGACGCGAGGCCGAGTAAAAGCGCGGAATGGCTGCGGCTCGAGCTGGAGAGCCGGGGCGCCTCCGGTCCGCTCGTGCTGGACTGCCGCTCGCACGAGCTCTACGAGTCGTCCCACGTCGAGACCGCCATAAACATGGCCGTGACGGGGCTGATGCTCCGGCGGTTCCGAAAGGGCAACATACCCGTCCAGACCATCATCCCCAAACACGAGGACAAGGAGAAGTTCATGAGACGGTGCAAGACGGACACGGTGGTCCTGTACGACGAGAGCTCCGCGGACTGGCAGGACGGCGGACCGTGCCCCCCGACCACgatcctgtttctgctgctcaaaaAACTTCGAGACGACGGCTGCGAGGCGTACTATCTAGAAG GTGGTTTTGAAAAGTTCCACACAAAGTACCCGGAGCACTGCGAGACCCTCCTGGACGGCTCCTGCCCGAGCTCCTCACCCCCCATGCCCGTCCTGGGCTTCGGAAATCTCCGGATCAGCTCGGACTGTTCGGACGGCGAGTCCGACCGCGAGCCCAGCAGCGCCACGGAGTCCGAGGAGAGCCCCGTCCCCGGCAATCAGCCCGACTTCCCCGTTCAGATCCTGCCTTATCTCTACCTGGGCTGCGCCAAAGACTCCGCCAACCTGGACGTGCTGGGCCAGCACAACATCACTTACATCCTGAACGTCACGCCCAACCTCCCCAACATGTTCGAGCACGACGGCCACTTCAGGTACAAACAGATCCCCATTTCGGACCACTGGAGTCAGAACCTGTCGCAGTTCTTTCCAGAGGCCATATCGTTTATTG ACGAGGCTCGATCGAAGCGCTGCGGTATCCTGGTGCACTGCCTGGCCGGCATCAGCCGCTCGGTCACAGTCACCGTGGCCTACCTGATGCAGAAACTCAACCTGTCTCTGAACGACGCGTACGACTTCGTGAAGAGGAAGAAGTCGAACATTTCGCCGAACTTCAACTTCATGGGTCAGCTCTTGGACTTTGAGAGGACGCTGGGGCGACACACTCCGTGCGATAACCGCCCCGCCGGCGAGCAGCAGCTCTTCTTCACCACGCCGACCAACCACAACGTCTTTCAGCTGGAGTCGACATGA
- the tnnc1a gene encoding troponin C type 1a (slow), which translates to MNDIYKAAVEQLTDEQKNEFKAAFDIFVQDAEDGCISTKELGKVMRMLGQNPTPEELQEMIDEVDEDGSGTVDFDEFLVMMVRCMKDDSKGKTEEELAELFRMFDKNADGYIDLEELKMMLESTGEAITEDDIEELMKDGDKNNDGKIDYDEFLEFMKGVE; encoded by the exons GTTGAGCAGCTGACAGATGAACAGAAAAATG AGTTCAAGGCCGCCTTTGACATCTTCGTCCAAGATGCAGAGGATGGCTGCATCAGCACCAAGGAGCTGGGGAAGGTGATGAGGATGCTGGGTCAGAACCCCACAccggaggagctgcaggagatgaTTGATGAAGTGGATGAAGACG ggagcGGCACGGTGGACTTCGACGAGTTCTTGGTCATGATGGTGCGATGCATGAAGGACGACAGCAAAGGGAAGACAGAGGAAGAGCTAGCAGAGCTGTTTCGGATGTTTGACAA AAACGCAGACGGTTACATCGACCTGGAGGAGCTGAAAATGATGCTGGAATCCACCGGCGAGGCCATCACCGAGGACGACATCGAGGAGCTGATGAAGGACGGGGACAAGAACAACGACGGCAAAATCGACTACGACG aatttttGGAGTTCATGAAAGGAGTGGAGTAA